In the Vulpes vulpes isolate BD-2025 unplaced genomic scaffold, VulVul3 Bu000000655, whole genome shotgun sequence genome, TCTAGCAAATCACTGAATCTGGTGATAGTCTTGGAAACCTCTGACATAGCTGCTTCGGGAAAGTCTTATGTAGAGATCAGCAGCCCTCTTCCTTATCTGGAACACGTAGgagcaaagattgtaaagatGTGAAAAGGGAGTGTGTAGAAAACTCATGCCTATCTTTAATCCTCACTTGAAAGTGACACAGAGATTGGGAATTATAGGGTTCCTCACTGCTGGACAGGGCATCTTGGCAACGTAAGGTAAAATATGAACTCTGGTGAGTgatgctgcaggcaggcaggtgcgCCGCTCCCTACACttagcctccccccgccccctgccctctctccctttgctgctgagAGCGTTGGAGAATGTGCTGCAGCTGGTGCGTGGGCAGGTGCAGCCACCATCTGCTCTCGGAGTCCGCATGCGCACAAGCACCTCGCACCCAGgatctggcccaggccccacggatcCCAGAACCTGCCGGGGACGTGGCtaaccccgccccctcgcggtggcGATTGGCTGAACCGTTCCTGAGGGCGAGGCGCGGTCAAGGCGGGCGAGGGTCTCCCCTGTGAAGTCGGGGCGAGACGTGTCCAAGGAGGTGAGACCGTGGGAGGGGTGTGGGCGGGGGTCgggtcctccctgccccaagggTCCTTGAGAAGCCAGTTGGTTTCTCCCGGCGCTTGTCTCCTCCCACCGCCTCCTCTCATTGGCCAGGCCCGGGAGGCGGGTGCGCTCCCATTGGCCGGGGGCTGTGTCTGTCCctgccagggtgggggcggggtctcCGCCGCGCTGAGCTTGCCCTTGGGTCTGGCGCTGGGTagagctgctgccgccgccgccgccgccgccgccgccgccgccgccggtgcctctgctgctgctgcagctcgagcatccgggagccgccgccgccggtgcgtctgctgctgctgctgctgctgcagctcgagcatccgggagccgccgccgccagcgctgCGTccaccgccgccgcctcccctgcCAGGACCCCGAGACACCCCGAGCGCGAGCGGCGGCTGCTGCTTGCCtgcgccccctctgccccccctcccttccgtgacctgcccacccctgcagccctcgCCTGCACCTTCTCCAACACCCCGGATTCCTGCACCACCTgctcgggcagccccggcgggCTCTGGGACTTGCGGTGCGAGCCGAGGGGAAGGCGAGCTCCGACCCGGTGCCTGCCTGACGGGCTGTCGCGgctgcaccaccaccagcagcagcagcagcagcaggagacactCTTCCGCCCACCGCAACCCCATTCTGCGGGTGCGTCGCAGCTGCCGCTTCTGCTGCCTCCAGTCCGGGTCCGAGGGTTCGAGCACCGCAGCGGGGACCGAGGGTCCAGCCAGGAGGACGCCGGCGGCCCCTGCACTCTGG is a window encoding:
- the LOC140596637 gene encoding uncharacterized protein; amino-acid sequence: MSSTEGELSGAYIWIPSDFAPWRGAVKAGEGLPCEVGARRVQGGETVGGVWAGVGSSLPQGSLRSQLVSPGACLLPPPPLIGQAREAGALPLAGGCVCPCQGGGGVSAALSLPLGLALGRAAAAAAAAAAAAAAGASAAAAARASGSRRRRCVCCCCCCCSSSIREPPPPALRPPPPPPLPGPRDTPSASGGCCLPAPPLPPLPSVTCPPLQPSPAPSPTPRIPAPPARAAPAGSGTCGASRGEGELRPGACLTGCRGCTTTSSSSSSRRHSSAHRNPILRVRRSCRFCCLQSGSEGSSTAAGTEGPARRTPAAPALWGPRHQHLLAPSFLPSPLEKGP